AACAGTCCGCTGAGGAAGCCGACGCGTCCGAGGACGTCGAGGATGAGCGGGTGCACGGCGAAGACGCCGAACGCGCGCAGTGTCGCCTGCGAGACGAACTTCGCCGCGGCCGGCCGGCCCGCGGCGCGGCGATCGTCCCAGACGAGGCCGATCAGCCACAGCAGTACGAACCCACCCACGAGCCACGGCAGCGACACCGGGTTCCAGGCGGTGTTGGCCTTCCACGGCACGTTTCCCGGCGAGGTCGCGAGCAGGTAACCGGCGACGGTGAACGCGGCGCATCCGGCGGCGACGAGCACCACGGTCGCCATGTGTTCGCGCAGCCACTTGTCCACGGCCTGCTGGTGCTGCGCCGCGAGCACACCCATGGCGACGAACAGCGCGTACATCGGCAACGTCTTCCACAGATGGTTGTAGGTGACGTCCCAGGCGGCACCCGACGGCCGCGGCAGGTACTGGTAGATGACGAACATCGTGATCTGCATCAGGGCGCCACCGGACAGCAGCAGCCACGGCCGGCTGCGGCCGCGTTCGAAGATCCACGCGATGAGCGGGAAGAACAGGTAGATCTGCATCGAGATCAGCAGGAAGTACAGCTGGTACTTGCCCTCGCCGACCAGCAGGTCGTGTGCGAGTCCGGAGAACCATTCACCGGCCGGCGGGAACGGGTTGTCCCGGATGACGATGTGATCGGTGATCGCATAGATGACCGTCCAGGCCAGGTAGGGCCCGATCACCAGACCGAAGCGGCGGCGCCAGAACTGCGCCGGGGACATCTCGCGGCCCTGCATGCTCAGCACGAGGACGTAGAGCGTCACTGCGACGAAGCCGTAGCGGGTGAGATGACACAGGGTGCCGACCAGGTTGGCGCCGCGGACCTCGTCGGGCCCGCCGTTGATCGCGTTCACGCTGTGGGCGACCACCACGAAGGTGAACAGGAACACCCGGATGAAGTCGGCGGTGTGAGCGCGGGAGCGCGGTTCGGGAACAGCGCGGGAACGCGGTTCGGGAACCGGGGCTGCCGTCGGCCGCGTCGTGCTGGTCTCGGTATCGGCGGTGCGCGCCGAGCTCGCTGCGTGCACCAACGGAAAGACCTCCCCCGGGTTGACCAAACTGTTACCTGAACGAAGTGTACGGGCCGAATCTGGCAGGGACCTCAACGCCGGGGTGTCCGCAGTGGCGACAATCACAGCCGGAATTGCCCGGTTCACTGTTGTCGGCGAGGTTACCGGACGGCGGAGAATGTGGCAGATCGGCGAAATCCGGCCGCGTGGAGAGGCCGGCGACGGTGCAGGAACTTCGCGCTCCCCACGATCTGAGGAGGGGGCACAGACGGCTGGGGTTGCTGCCGTAGACTTGCCGCGTCGCCCGCGTGGGCGCCCAGCCTTCGTAGCTCAGGGGATAGAGCAACCCTCTCCTAAAGGGTAGGTCGTAGGTTCGAATCCTACCGAGGGCACCAAGCAACAGCGGGGCACCAGCTGTTGCTTTTCACACCGCAGCGGACTTCGCGAACCGCCTCCGGTACACGAGGGGTGAGACCCCGACGGACGCCGCGAAGTGGTGCCGGAGCAGCGTCGCCGAGGTGAATCCGACCAGGCGTGCGACCTCCTCGACCGGCGCATCCGTCGATTCCAGCAGGTTCTTTGCGGCCAGCACGCGCTGTTCGGTGAGCCATCTCCGTGGTGACACCCCGACCTCGTCGACGAATCGCCGCGCGAACGTCCGGCCGGACATGTGCATGCGTTCGGCCATGTCGTCGACGCTGATGTCACGGTCGAGATGTTCGAGCAGCCAGCTGAGCAACGCGCCGAAACCCTCGTCGGAGCAGGCGGGCATCGGGGCGTCGACGAACTGTCGCTGACCGCCGTCGCGGTGGGGTGAGACGACCATGCGACGAGCGATCCGGTTTGCGACGCCCGGACCCCATGCCTCGCGGACGAGGTGCAGTGACGCATCGATCCCGGCCGCCGTGCCGGCGCTGGTGGTGATGGGGCCGTCGTCGACGAAGAGGACGTCGGTGTCGACCTTCGCCTGCGGGAACTGTCGTGCCAGTTCCTCGCCGAATCGCCAGTGCGTGGTGCAGCGGCGGCCGTCGAGCAGGCCTGCTGCCCCGGCGACGAAGGCGCCCGAGCACACGGTGAGGACGCGGCCGCCGTTGTCGACCACCCTGCGCACGGTGTCGAGGATCTCCGCGGGATACTCGCCGTCGACCTTCCCGCCGGGGATGGCGACGAGGTCGACGTCGCGGCACTCATCGAGGGAATGCGAGACCTGTATCGACACGCCGTTGCCGACCGGTAGCGGCACCGACGGGTCGGGGGAGGCGACGCGGAAGTCGAAGCCGGGGACGCCGTCGTCGGTGCGGTCGAGGCCGAACACCTCGTGGACGACGCCGAACTCGAACATCGCGACGTTGCCGTGGAGGAGAACCCCGACCGTTTTCAGCATGACGCCAGTATGGCAGAAGATTTGCGGACATTGACTTTTGTGCCACTGTTGGCGGTAATCAGGCGGGCAGAGAATTACTGCCATGATCATCGCACTCGCCTTTCTAGCCACGGTGGCGGTTCTGGCCGTCGCCGCACTCGTGTTCTTCACACGCCGTACGCCTGCCGGAAGTCGTACCCCGCTCCAGCGTTTCGTCGACTGGTGGACTCGCGATCCGAGGCGCCCCTACGGGCCCGACACCGATCGGGTCGCGGTCGAGCTGAGCATCCTCACGCGCCGCTACGACCGTCTCGTCTGAAAGGGGCTGCGATACCGTAGCGGGCGTGAGCTCCCAGATCGTTCTCGTCACCGGCGCGACCAGCGGCATCGGCGCCGAAGTCGCCCGACAGTTCGTTGCCCGCGGCCATCGGGTCTACGGCACGACCCGGAACCCGGACGCCGTGCGCGACCCGATTCCCGGCGTCACCTACGTCCGCCTCGACAACGCCGACTACGGCTCCGCCAATGCCTGCGCGGACCTCGTCGGTCCGGTCGACATCCTGGTCAACAACGCCGGCGAATCCCAGGCCGGCGCACTCGAGGACACCTCGATGCAGGCCATCGAGGATCTGTTCCGCGTCAACGTGTTCGGGCCGGTCGCCCTCACCAAGGCGGTCCTCCCCGGAATGCGCGAGCGGCGTCGGGGAACGGTCGTCATGGTCGGCTCGATGCTGTCGA
The sequence above is drawn from the Gordonia rubripertincta genome and encodes:
- a CDS encoding acyltransferase — encoded protein: MHAASSARTADTETSTTRPTAAPVPEPRSRAVPEPRSRAHTADFIRVFLFTFVVVAHSVNAINGGPDEVRGANLVGTLCHLTRYGFVAVTLYVLVLSMQGREMSPAQFWRRRFGLVIGPYLAWTVIYAITDHIVIRDNPFPPAGEWFSGLAHDLLVGEGKYQLYFLLISMQIYLFFPLIAWIFERGRSRPWLLLSGGALMQITMFVIYQYLPRPSGAAWDVTYNHLWKTLPMYALFVAMGVLAAQHQQAVDKWLREHMATVVLVAAGCAAFTVAGYLLATSPGNVPWKANTAWNPVSLPWLVGGFVLLWLIGLVWDDRRAAGRPAAAKFVSQATLRAFGVFAVHPLILDVLGRVGFLSGLFEWFPHSAILRSLILIAVVLSSSLIVVDLLLRLPFSKWLTARPRIPLLPKREKKQDRAVGAEPS
- a CDS encoding GlxA family transcriptional regulator codes for the protein MLKTVGVLLHGNVAMFEFGVVHEVFGLDRTDDGVPGFDFRVASPDPSVPLPVGNGVSIQVSHSLDECRDVDLVAIPGGKVDGEYPAEILDTVRRVVDNGGRVLTVCSGAFVAGAAGLLDGRRCTTHWRFGEELARQFPQAKVDTDVLFVDDGPITTSAGTAAGIDASLHLVREAWGPGVANRIARRMVVSPHRDGGQRQFVDAPMPACSDEGFGALLSWLLEHLDRDISVDDMAERMHMSGRTFARRFVDEVGVSPRRWLTEQRVLAAKNLLESTDAPVEEVARLVGFTSATLLRHHFAASVGVSPLVYRRRFAKSAAV